From a region of the Arvicanthis niloticus isolate mArvNil1 chromosome 6, mArvNil1.pat.X, whole genome shotgun sequence genome:
- the Plcd3 gene encoding 1-phosphatidylinositol 4,5-bisphosphate phosphodiesterase delta-3 isoform X5, with protein MLRGSRLLKIRSRTWHKERLYRLQEDGLSVWFQRRIPRAASKHIFFVQHIEAVREGHQSEGLRRFGGAFAPARCLTIAFKGRRKNLDLAAPTAEEAQRWVRGLAKLRARLDAMSQRERLDHWIHSYLHRADSDQDSKMSFKEIKSLLRMVNMDMNDMYAYRLFKECDHSNNERLEGAEIEAFLRRLLKRPELEEIFRRYSGEDRVLSASELLEFLEDQGEDGATLACAQQLIQAYELNETAKQHELMTLDGFMMYLLSPEGAALNVAHTCVFQDMGQPLAHYFISSSHNTYLTDSQIGGTSSTEAYVRAFVQGCRCVELDCWEGPGGEPVIYHGHTLTSKILFRDVIQAVRDHAFTLSPYPVILSLENHCGLEQQAVMARHLRSILGDMLVTQALDSQNLEELPSPEQLKGRVLVKGKKLPAARNEDGRILSDREEEDEEEEEAEEALEAAEQRRRAKQISPELSALAVYCGATRLRTLEPSPGPPQPCKVGSLSERKARKFTREAGPSFVRHNTQQLTRVYPLGLRMNSANYNPQEMWNSGCQLDCPGTHWADQTSLTWLCLPSAEINDACYSARPNVIFLYEIHDYNPGSGSELSDSWLRDGPQHRALPHKWAVWLCPETCLPQATQHYL; from the exons ATGCTGCGGGGCTCCCGGCTCCTCAAGATCCGCTCGCGCACATGGCACAAGGAGCGGCTGTACCGGCTGCAGGAGGATGGCCTGAGCGTGTGGTTTCAGCGGCGCATCCCTCGGGCGGCTTCGAAGCACATCT TCTTCGTGCAGCACATCGAGGCTGTCCGGGAGGGCCATCAGTCGGAGGGCCTGCGGCGCTTCGGGGGCGCCTTCGCGCCTGCGCGTTGCCTCACCATCGCTTTTAAGGGCCGCCGCAAGAACCTGGACCTAGCGGCGCCCACAGCGGAGGAGGCGCAGCGCTGGGTGCGAGGGCTGGCTAAGCTGCGGGCGCGCCTGGATGCCATGAGCCAGCGGGAGCGGCTAGACCA CTGGATCCATTCCTATCTGCACCGGGCCGACTCCGACCAAGACAGTAAGATGAGTTTCAAGGAGATCAAGAGCCTCCTGCGGATGGTCAACATGGACATGAACGACATGTACGCTTACCGCCTCTTCAAG GAGTGTGACCATTCCAACAATGAGCGGCTGGAGGGGGCTGAGATTGAGGCTTTCCTACGGAGGCTGCTGAAACGGCCTGAGCTGGAGGAGATCTTCCGCCGGTACTCGGGTGAGGACCGGGTGCTGAGCGCCTCTGAGCTGCTGGAGTTCCTGGAAGACCAGGGCGAGGATGGTGCCACCCTGGCCTGTGCCCAGCAGCTTATCCAGGCTTATGAGCTCAACGAGACAG CCAAGCAGCACGAGCTGATGACCCTGGATGGCTTCATGATGTATCTGTTGTCGCCTGAGGGGGCTGCCCTGAACGTGGCCCACACGTGTGTGTTCCAGGACATGGGTCAGCCCCTCGCCCACTACTTTATCTCCTCCTCACACAACACCTACCTGACTGACTCTCAGATCGGAGGGACGAGCAGCACCGAGGCCTACGTTAG GGCTTTCGTCCAGGGATGCCGCTGCGTGGAACTTGACTGCTGGGAGGGGCCGGGAGGGGAGCCTGTCATCTACCACGGCCACACGCTCACCTCCAAGATCCTCTTTCGAGACGTGATCCAGGCTGTGCGCGACCACGCGTTCACG TTGTCTCCATATCCTGTAATCCTATCCCTTGAGAACCACTGCGGGCTGGAACAGCAGGCCGTCATGGCTCGCCATCTTCGAAGCATCCTGGGAGACATGCTGGTGACACAGGCCCTGGACTCCCAGAACCTGGAGGAGCTGCCGTCTCCTGAG CAGCTCAAGGGCCGGGTCTTGGTGAAGGGGAAGAAGCTGCCAGCTGCTCGGAATGAGGATGGTCGAATTCTGTCagacagggaagaggaagatgaggaggaagaggaggcagaagaggcttTGGAAGCTGCAGAGCAGAGGCGGCGG GCCAAGCAGATCTCCCCAGAGCTCTCAGCACTGGCTGTGTATTGCGGTGCTACCCGCCTGCGGACCCTGGAGCCCAGTCCTGGCCCACCTCAGCCTTGCAAGGTTGGCTCCCTCAGTGAGCGCAAGGCCCGGAAGTTCACCAGAGAGGCAG GGCCCAGCTTTGTCAGGCACAACACTCAGCAACTGACCCGAGTGTATCCACTGGGGCTGCGGATGAACTCGGCCAACTATAACCCCCAGGAGATGTGGAACTCGGGCTGTCAGTTGG actgccctggaactcactgggcagaccagactagcctcacctggctctgcctcccaagtgctgagatcaatgACGCATGCTACAGTGCCAGGCCAAACGTTATATTTCTGTATGAGATACATGACTATAATCCTGGGAG